Part of the Ignavibacterium album JCM 16511 genome, AATATGCTTCAACGATTTCATATATTATATCTAATTTGTTAAAGAAATGATCGTCATCATAATAGCTTTTACGATATCGGCCATATTCAAAATCTATTAGTGCTCTGCAGGTGGTATCTATAGGAATTGTTGCTAAGTCATTCACGGATTTCATTGCATATAAATTATTACCATAATCGGCAACCTGAATTATTATTGGTTTATAAATGTAGTTATCAGTTCTACCTAAAGCTTTATATTTAAATTGATATGCCCCTTTTCCATTATTTAAAGTTTGGTTATAACAAGTTTCCATTTCATAAGGTGAGTAGAATGAACCTGAAATGGGCTCGCCATAAATTGGATCATTAGTTGGAGCATTTATTGGTATAACCTTAAAACTTCCATCTTCCAATAAATATGTTTCCCCACCTGAACTTATGTTTAGTTGTTTGGGGCGATAACCTTCCTTAAGAAATGTATAAGTACCTGTCCATTCGACAACCTCTTCTTTGAATCCTAAGGGGAGTTCAATTGTGTTGATGCAAATTGGGGCTCCATAGCTACAGTCCCTCTGTACCGTGAAAGTTCCTTCACCTACTCTATCTGAAACAAAGTTTCCTGGAAAACAATATTCTCCGATTATCAATTCTGTATTAGTATCTCCTTGTTTTTCTATTTGCTCTTTGCTTTTATTTTCTGCTTTCTGTTTCATCAATTTTATTCCCTCTCCTGTTCCTGACAATCCTACTCCTATTCTTACCATCTCATCTTCATTTTCCAAACTATCTGCCGCAACAAATTTTATTGGCTGTACTATTCCATATATATATGCAGTTGTATCTGCTCCATTCACTAATCCTCCTGCTGCACATCCTTCCATCATTCCTGCTTCAAACATCTGTCCTGCAGGAAATTCTTCTACTCTGCCATCTAAATATTGTTTCTTTACTGTTATCATCGCCTCTTCTCCAGATCTTATTATAGTTGGTTCTATTTCTACCAATAACTCATAATCCTCTATCGTTACCAATACTACCAACTCATTATAATCCCAATCGTCTCCTGCCGCTTCATATCCTATCTGATACTGTCGGCTGTTTAGCTGCTCTACTACGGCTCCTGCTTCATTACCTTCGTATATCATTCCCCAATGATTATATGTCCAGTATATCCCAAATTCAACATTCGTTCCAGCTTCATATATATCGCTTTCCCACTGAAATCCTATATTCTGATTTGCATATTCCAATATTGTCATACTTGTTGGTTGTCTCATAAGTAAATCTATCTTTGCACTTGCTGCTGCTTCACTATAGATTACTTCTACTTTTACTCTGCCGCCTTCGGGTAGTCCTATCAATGACTCTATGTTCTCAGGTAGATTTTTGTTTTTGATTGTAATGGTTTTTTCTCCACCACCTGTCTTGTTATAGGATGTGTCGGGAAATGTAACTATTGGGTTTTCCGGTTTGAAGATTTGTTGTTGTGGTTTTATCTCCACTTTCTCTTTTATTATTATCTGTGCCTTTAGTGGCGTGAGGGTTATAAGGAATATGGATATAAGGTATAAACTATAACGAATAACGAATAACGAATAACTTTTGCAAATTATTTTTTATTCTGTCAACTACTGTTTTGCTTTCTCCCATAAGCTTTTTCCGTATTTGTATTTTTGGGTTTGCTTTCTCTGAAGTGAACTTAATTTATTTTTTCTATTGCTGTCAAGAACTTTCTTATTTTTTCTTAAAAATATTTTTATGCCAATGCTCTGTTTTGTAAAATACTTTTACACTTGTTTGCTGCAGGGAAAATGTTAACAGGTGGTTGGTGGTTGGAAATGGGACTTGGAAGTTTGTGTTTTATTTCCTTAGCGTTACTTTGTGCTCCTGGCGGTTAAATTTCTTTTCACCGCAAGGGACGGGAAGATTATAATTTAGATAATTATCATAATCATCTGAATTTATTTTTTCTTTTATACTTTACTGTTTGCAAACGATAAATCAAAAGACATAAATTTGCCCACACAATTTTAATAATAATTACTAAGAGATATGACAAAGAATAAAAGACCTTCGTGGGATGAGTACTTCCTGAAGCTTGCAATGCTTGCCTCTGAAAGAGCTACTTGTCCGAGGATGCATTGTGGTTGCGTTTTGGTAAAAGACAGATTTGTTCTTGCAACAGGATATAATGGTTCGTTGCCCGGACAACCGCATTGCGAAGATGTTGGATGTCTTATTGTTGACAACCACTGTGTAAGAACCAATCACGCTGAAATGAACGCACTTATTCAGGCAGCCAGACACGGCGTGAATACAACCGGTGCAACTGCCTACATTACCAATATGTCCTGCACAACTTGTGCTAAGGCACTTATTGCAGCGGGAATAAAACGAGTAGTCGTTTTCTCTGATTTTCACGATACACTTGCTACTCAGTTTTATACGGATGCAGGAGTTGAAATAGTGAAACTTCCTATGCCCGATAGAGTAATAAATTATGATATTGAGAATTATTCTTCAGCCAAAAAAACAGAAAAATCAAAATAGAGAATTACTGAAGTTTTAACCTTTCGTAACTATCAGTAGAATAATATTCATATCAAAAAGAAAAATTACATAATCTGGTTACCACTGCTTGCAGTAATCTTTTGGGGGGCATCGTTTATCGCAACAAAGTTTTTGCTCGAAGAAGTCTCGCCAGAAACAATTATTTCTCTTCGTTTAATTCTTGCAATTATTTTACTAACGATGGTTGCAGTAATTACCAAATCTGATTTTTCATTAAATCTGAAAAATCATTTAAGAATATTATTGCTTGCTGCTGTGGCTGTTTTTCATTTGTGGATTCAGATTACCGGACTGAAATATACTACTGCCGCAAACACCGGATGGATTATCGGCACTGCTCCAATTTTTATTGCTATACTCGGATTTATCTTTCTTAAAGAAAAACTTAATCCGCTAAAGATATCAGGAATAATAATAGCTTTTATCGGGCTTTTGCTTTTAGTCGGGAAAGGAAATCCGCTTAACATAGACCTAGTTAAAAATGTTGGTGATATGCTTGTTTTGTTCAGTTCATTCACCTGGGGTGTTTATTCAATCATAAATAAAAAAATTTCTTTAAACTATTCACCATTAATGACAATTCTATATCTTTTTATTATGATGGCTCTGATAATAATTCCGTTCAACATTAATCAAAAAGCAATTGATTCTGTTATTCATCTTTCATCAATCGGATGGATAAGCATTTTATTTTTAGGATTATTGTGTTCGGGAGTTTCTTATGTAATCTGGGCTTATTCGTTGCGCGAAATGGAATCGGCAAGAGTCGGCGCTTATCTTTATTTCGAACCTTTTGTTACGGTAATAACAGCAGGGTTATTTCTTAAAGAAGAGATTACTCTCCTGATGGTGCTGAGTGGGTTGTTAATAATTTTAGGTGTTTATCTGGTGAATAAAGAATAATTTTTCAATTAAGTATAAATCATATTGAGTTTTATCTAATCCATTTAATTAAATACTTTCAACCCTCACTTCATACAGAATTAACATTAAGTTAATATTCATTTAACATCAAATTTATATTTAGTTAATACTTATAGGATAGATTTGCCCTGCAAAATCATTCAACTATTGTAAGGGCAAAATTCGTGAAACTTTTCTACAAACTATTTCTTTCATTAATACTATTTCAATCTTGGCTGATAATATTTCCCCAAACACAAACCGGTACTATCAGAGGGAAAGTTCTTGATCTTGAAACTGGTGAGCCGATAGTCGGTGCAAATGTCTATATAGAAAATAAAGATATTGGGGCTGCAACAGATATTAACGGTATTTTCGAAATTAAAAGTCTTCATTTCGGAAATTATAATTTAATTGTTTCATATATCTCTTATAAAACAGTAAAACTAGAAAATCTTAAGGTTGATGCAGGTAATGTTACAGCAGTTAATATTGCATTGGAGAAGCGGAGTTTAGAATTATCTGAGGAAGTGGTAGTAATTGGAGAGACTTTTAACAATTACGAAGCAGCCTTATTAAATCAAAGAAAAAAGTCAAATCAGATTAGTGATGGAATCAGCGCTGAACAAATTAAGAAATTAACAGATGCAACCACAGCAGAAACTTTACGAAGAGTGCCCGGTATAACGCTGCTCGATAACAAGTACATTTATGTAAGAGGTGTAAGCGAAAGATACAACGGGGCTCTTCTCAATAATACACCGCTAGCAAGCTCAGAACCAGATAAAAAGGACTTCGCATTTGATTTAATTCCTTCTAATTTGATTGAGAATATGATAGTAATAAAATCTTTTACACCTGATGAGCCTGGTGACTTTGTTGGTGGGCTTGTAAAAATAAATACAGTCGAATTTCCTTCTGAAGCTATCTTAAGTATTAATTATTCCACTGGATATGTTGAAAAAGTATCAACAAAATCGATAAAATCATACGAGGGAAGTAAAACGGACTTTTTAGGGATTGATAATGGTTTCCGAAACTTACCAGCAAATTTTCCGGATCCATTAGCTTACAAAAGTCTTGATAATAATTATAGCGATACCTCAAGGTATTATTATTCCTCACTACTTAATGATAAATGGGGATTGAAAAATTCTAAAGCGATATTAGACCAATCTTTAGGATTAACTTATGGAAATAAATTTACATTTTTAGGAAATGATATTGGTTTAATTACTTCTTTTACATATAAAACGGGATTTAATATTAAAGATTTAGAGATTAAAGATATTGAAAATGAAGAGAATCAAACGCTTTTTTTTGATTATAAAGGACAGAAACACAATGTAAATGTTTATTGGGGAGGTATTGCAAATTTATCTTATAAAATAGGTCAATTAAATAAAATTAGTTTAAGAAATATTCTAACTGTTAACTCTGATGATGAAGTAACTACTCTCAGGGGATTTAAGTATGATTATCAAGATGAGAGAATAATAACAGCTTTAAGATTTATTTCAAGAAATCTCTTCAGTTCACAACTTTCAGGATTGCATAATATACCACTAGTCAAAAACCTTGCGTTCACTTGGAAAGCATCTTATTCTTCTTCATTCAGAAATGAACCGGATTTCAGACGAGCTGTTTATACAAGAAGTATATCTGATTCGAACACAACGTTACCATTCAGAGCTTATATTCCGAGGGATCCTGACTTCTACGGTGGAGGACGATTTTATTCTTACTTGAGAGAATTTAAAAGGGGATTGGGTTTAGACATTTCTCAGTCGTTTGATTTTTTGAAATGGAAGTTCGGAATTTTTCATACTAACAGCTCCAGATCATTTAATGCAAGATTATTATCAGTTACATCTCCTTTCGGTAATGCTTCAGGACTTATTGGATTATACGATTTAGATTCTGTTTTTTCTCAGGACAATTTCAGAAAGAGGATTATTGTTATGCGCGAATACTACGATCCCTCAAATGATTACACATCTTTCGATAATCTTTTTGCATATTACGTAATGACAGAAGTTCCTTATTCCTTATTCAATCAGGAATTCATATTTATTGGTGGGTTTAGGATAGAAAATTATGTTTTAAGGTTAAGAACTAAATCCTCCTTAGCAACCGGAAGTAATCCAATAAATGTAGATAATTTTAATCACGACCTTTTACCAGCATTTGCATTGATTTACCGATTAAACAATTTTTCAAATTTAAGACTTTCATACAGCCATAATATCAATCGACCACAATTTAGAGAAATAGCCCCCTTCCTTTATTACAATTTTGAAGATCAAACGCTAATACGAGGAAATCCGGGATTAAAGCAAGCGTACATATCAAATTATGATATTAGATTTGAAACATTTCCCGACTTAAATGAAATTATTTCATTTAGTTTTTTCCTAAAAGAATTCCGAAACCCCATAGAAAAAGTCTTTGTTATTTCGACTGGCCAGAATGATAGAACTTTTCAAAACTCCGGTTTTGCACGTAATTATGGCTTCGAGATTGAATATCGAACTTCAGTTGGATTCCTAACAGATATTTTATCTAATTTCTCTATTTCAGGCAACTATTCAAAAATATGGTCAGAAATAGAAGAAACGAATATAGGACTTGACCGAAAAACACGGCCAATGCAGGGGCAAAGCCCATATGTAATTAACATTATGCTTGGTTATAATAACCCCACAATAGAATTATCAGGTACAATTTCTTATAATCGTTTCGGAAAGAGAATTGTAGAAACGGCAAATTTTTTAGGCAGCGATATTTATGAATATCCTCGGGATATTATTGATGTGGTTTTTACAAAGGTACTTCTTAGCAATCTCGAATTAAAATTTACAATTAAAGATTTACTTGCAAAAGATTATGAGTTATATGAAAATGAAAAGCTTGTCAGAAATTTTAGCACTAACACCAAGATTTCTCTTGGTGTTAGCTATCGTTTATAATTCACCGTCATTTCAAACAACAACAAGAAAGGAGGGTATGTTATCGAAATGCGATGAAATTTTTGTAGATGTTCAATAAAAATTAAAAAGAATTTTTTCTAAAACAAATTTAAGGAGTTTCTTCTATGAAAAATCTTTTTGCTCTTTTAACAATAATTTTTCTTTTTTCAATCGAAGGATTGGCGCAGCTGACACCTTACGATAGCGTAATCACGAATAATAGTGGGGCAGGAATCACAGGCACAGTAGTCCTGGATAAAAATAAAGTGTACCTTCTTCAGGGATTTGTATATGTTAAAAATGGAGGTAGAATTATTATTCCAGCCGGAACAATAATTCTTGGAGATAAATTTTCTCAAGGAACTTTGATTATTGAAAGAGGAGGTAGAATTTATGCTGAAGGCACACCTAATGAACCGATAGTTTTCACAAGCCAGCAGCCTGTAGGCTTAAGAAGTCGTGGAGACTGGGGAGGAATCGTAATATGTGGTACAGCGTCCAACAACAGACCAGGTGGAAATTTTGTTGTTGAAGGTAATATAGGTAGTATTGCTGGCTATGGAGATTCTCAGTTCCCGACTGCAAACGACAATGATACGAGCGGTGTTCTGAAATATGTCAGAATTGAATTTGGTGGTATTCCATTTACTCCGAATAACGAGATTAATGGGTTAACTCTAGCTGCAGTTGGCAGAGGCACTGTTATTGAAAATGTAATGACAAGTTATAATGGAGATGATGCATTTGAATTCTTCGGAGGAACAGTTAACGCAAAATATCTAATTTCTTACAAAAACTTAGATGATGATATAGATACGGACTTTGGATATACTGGGAAGATACAATTTGTATCTATTTATCGTGACCCAATTCTTGCCGATGTAAGTAATAGTCAAGCTTTTGAATCAGATAATGATGGTTCTGGAACAACAGCAACTCCAAGAACTTCGCCGATAATTTCAAATGTAACTGCAGTTGGCCCCAAAAGACTTGCCACTGATGTAAGTGGTACAGATTATAATAATTTGTTCTTTTATGGAATTCATCATAGAAGAGCTACTAGACATAATTTATTCAATAGTGTTATTATGGGATTTGATGAGGGAGGAATTTTTTTGGATGGAGCAACTGTTCAGAGTGACACAGCAAATTTTACTTATAAAGCAAATACCTTCACTGGTATGTCCAAACTTATTGAGCCTGTTAGTTACAATGCATGGTTCACTAGTTATGGTAACAATTTATTACCAAATCCGAACGATGTTTTGTTAAAAGCACCATTTAATCAATCCAGCCCAGTGCTAATTCCACAGCCAGGTTCACCATTAATAGGTTCTTCAGACTTCAGTGATCCAAAATTAAATGATCCATTTTTTACTACTGTTAATTATAGAGGCGCTTTTAGTCCGAACGGGAATGAACGATGGGATATTGGTTGGGCAAATTTTGACCCCCAAGGAACCAACTACATTAGAAATCTAAATATCAAATGGACCTCAATAATAAATCTGACAACCGGTAACGGTGAAAGCAGATCTGTAGTCATTGGACAGGCTGATGGAGCAACAGATGGAGTTGATGCTAGTTATGGGGAAGCATTATTACCACCCCCACCTGCAAGTGGAATAGTAGATTTAAGACTCCAATTACCATCATCAACCAATTTCGTTAGTTTAGATTTAAGAAGTTATTCTTTATCAACCAATCTTATCTCCTATAAACTTGTATTTCAACCTGGCTCACCATCTAGTACTCTTATCCTTAATTGGGATCCAAATCTATTGGGCGCCGGTAATTTCACTCTCAAAGACGGTCTTGGTGGTTTAGCATTTCCCGATGTGAATATGAAAACAGTCTCATCTCAGGTTGTTACAGGTTTATCAACAGTTACAATTGAAGTCGAAACAAAATTCAGTCAAGTCTTAGTAGTTCAAAATGGCTGGAATCTTGTTTCCTTCCCCGGTTTCCATCCAAATAGCATGAGCCCTGATACACTTTACAGATTCAGAGACTTAACAGCAAATATATTTAAATTTTCTGGATCTTATCTTACAGTAACATCGCTTTTACCAACAGAGGGTTATTGGCTTAAGCATTCAGGAGTTCGGACCTATAATTGGAATGGAGGTGTTCAGAGTGGAGTGTTATACCCTAAACTAGCCTATGCACCACGTAATGCTAT contains:
- a CDS encoding deoxycytidylate deaminase produces the protein MTKNKRPSWDEYFLKLAMLASERATCPRMHCGCVLVKDRFVLATGYNGSLPGQPHCEDVGCLIVDNHCVRTNHAEMNALIQAARHGVNTTGATAYITNMSCTTCAKALIAAGIKRVVVFSDFHDTLATQFYTDAGVEIVKLPMPDRVINYDIENYSSAKKTEKSK
- a CDS encoding DMT family transporter; translated protein: MATKFLLEEVSPETIISLRLILAIILLTMVAVITKSDFSLNLKNHLRILLLAAVAVFHLWIQITGLKYTTAANTGWIIGTAPIFIAILGFIFLKEKLNPLKISGIIIAFIGLLLLVGKGNPLNIDLVKNVGDMLVLFSSFTWGVYSIINKKISLNYSPLMTILYLFIMMALIIIPFNINQKAIDSVIHLSSIGWISILFLGLLCSGVSYVIWAYSLREMESARVGAYLYFEPFVTVITAGLFLKEEITLLMVLSGLLIILGVYLVNKE
- a CDS encoding TonB-dependent receptor, which encodes MKLFYKLFLSLILFQSWLIIFPQTQTGTIRGKVLDLETGEPIVGANVYIENKDIGAATDINGIFEIKSLHFGNYNLIVSYISYKTVKLENLKVDAGNVTAVNIALEKRSLELSEEVVVIGETFNNYEAALLNQRKKSNQISDGISAEQIKKLTDATTAETLRRVPGITLLDNKYIYVRGVSERYNGALLNNTPLASSEPDKKDFAFDLIPSNLIENMIVIKSFTPDEPGDFVGGLVKINTVEFPSEAILSINYSTGYVEKVSTKSIKSYEGSKTDFLGIDNGFRNLPANFPDPLAYKSLDNNYSDTSRYYYSSLLNDKWGLKNSKAILDQSLGLTYGNKFTFLGNDIGLITSFTYKTGFNIKDLEIKDIENEENQTLFFDYKGQKHNVNVYWGGIANLSYKIGQLNKISLRNILTVNSDDEVTTLRGFKYDYQDERIITALRFISRNLFSSQLSGLHNIPLVKNLAFTWKASYSSSFRNEPDFRRAVYTRSISDSNTTLPFRAYIPRDPDFYGGGRFYSYLREFKRGLGLDISQSFDFLKWKFGIFHTNSSRSFNARLLSVTSPFGNASGLIGLYDLDSVFSQDNFRKRIIVMREYYDPSNDYTSFDNLFAYYVMTEVPYSLFNQEFIFIGGFRIENYVLRLRTKSSLATGSNPINVDNFNHDLLPAFALIYRLNNFSNLRLSYSHNINRPQFREIAPFLYYNFEDQTLIRGNPGLKQAYISNYDIRFETFPDLNEIISFSFFLKEFRNPIEKVFVISTGQNDRTFQNSGFARNYGFEIEYRTSVGFLTDILSNFSISGNYSKIWSEIEETNIGLDRKTRPMQGQSPYVINIMLGYNNPTIELSGTISYNRFGKRIVETANFLGSDIYEYPRDIIDVVFTKVLLSNLELKFTIKDLLAKDYELYENEKLVRNFSTNTKISLGVSYRL
- a CDS encoding T9SS type A sorting domain-containing protein, whose translation is MKNLFALLTIIFLFSIEGLAQLTPYDSVITNNSGAGITGTVVLDKNKVYLLQGFVYVKNGGRIIIPAGTIILGDKFSQGTLIIERGGRIYAEGTPNEPIVFTSQQPVGLRSRGDWGGIVICGTASNNRPGGNFVVEGNIGSIAGYGDSQFPTANDNDTSGVLKYVRIEFGGIPFTPNNEINGLTLAAVGRGTVIENVMTSYNGDDAFEFFGGTVNAKYLISYKNLDDDIDTDFGYTGKIQFVSIYRDPILADVSNSQAFESDNDGSGTTATPRTSPIISNVTAVGPKRLATDVSGTDYNNLFFYGIHHRRATRHNLFNSVIMGFDEGGIFLDGATVQSDTANFTYKANTFTGMSKLIEPVSYNAWFTSYGNNLLPNPNDVLLKAPFNQSSPVLIPQPGSPLIGSSDFSDPKLNDPFFTTVNYRGAFSPNGNERWDIGWANFDPQGTNYIRNLNIKWTSIINLTTGNGESRSVVIGQADGATDGVDASYGEALLPPPPASGIVDLRLQLPSSTNFVSLDLRSYSLSTNLISYKLVFQPGSPSSTLILNWDPNLLGAGNFTLKDGLGGLAFPDVNMKTVSSQVVTGLSTVTIEVETKFSQVLVVQNGWNLVSFPGFHPNSMSPDTLYRFRDLTANIFKFSGSYLTVTSLLPTEGYWLKHSGVRTYNWNGGVQSGVLYPKLAYAPRNAINVNSGWNLIGAFEYNADVNFLRTMPANNRTGLVYGYVPGGGYNSTTVLTPGNAYWINFSAPAQLFIPGSFAGTLGKDPLDELLSDSWGKIVITDAIGQNYTLYAANSSSNLEIFNLPPVPPVDIFDVRFESQRFVENLYSSEKVISFTGIVYPVKLSIYGINLRLSDNINGSLINTIIKDGETFELTNSNLSKLKVLAEGVIPAVYSLEQNYPNPFNPTTTIEFSLPEDVENVRLTIYNALGEKVAELVNGKMEAGRYRYQWNAGNVATGLYIYELKTNKFSSVKKMMLLK